A window of Formosa sp. Hel1_31_208 contains these coding sequences:
- a CDS encoding riboflavin synthase subunit beta: MGILNTRPNKRYSYQPRYYKGEGSPYEIKRKFDDYRVTAGDNKGLKTKLNNALDDYKHNQDKSGANKRILIIIGVLILVFLVIIDFDLSIFSLKR; the protein is encoded by the coding sequence ATGGGAATTTTAAACACACGTCCGAACAAAAGATACAGTTATCAACCACGCTATTACAAAGGTGAAGGTAGCCCTTATGAGATCAAACGTAAGTTTGATGATTACCGCGTTACTGCAGGTGATAATAAAGGGTTAAAAACAAAACTGAACAATGCACTCGACGATTACAAACACAATCAGGATAAGAGTGGTGCCAACAAACGCATCCTCATTATTATTGGTGTTCTTATTCTAGTCTTTTTGGTTATCATAGATTTCGATTTATCCATATTCTCTTTGAAGCGCTAA